A DNA window from Parabacteroides johnsonii DSM 18315 contains the following coding sequences:
- the cas1 gene encoding type II CRISPR-associated endonuclease Cas1, producing the protein MIKKTLYFGNPVYLSLKNAQLVIKLPEVVKNDTLPESFKRTSEVTKPIEDIGVVVLDHKQITITSGVLEALLENNCAIITCDSKSMPIGLMLPLYGNTTQNERFRQQLDASLPLMKQLWQQTIKAKIENQAVVLKEYSDVETKCMNVWAADVKSGDSNNLEARAAAYYWKNLFQIEGFTRDRDGIPPNNLLNYGYAILRAVVARGLVVSGLLPTLGIHHHNRYNAYCLADDVMEPYRPYVDRLVCGMIKQGVDYTELTKELKGQLLTIPVLETHIAGKRSPLMVAVGQTTASLYKCFSGELRKISYPEM; encoded by the coding sequence ATGATCAAGAAAACGCTCTATTTCGGAAATCCGGTTTATCTGTCTTTAAAAAATGCCCAGTTGGTGATAAAGCTACCGGAAGTGGTTAAAAATGATACGTTGCCCGAAAGCTTTAAACGTACGTCGGAAGTGACAAAACCTATTGAGGATATTGGAGTAGTCGTGTTGGACCATAAGCAAATTACCATTACGTCAGGTGTGTTGGAGGCTTTGCTTGAAAATAATTGTGCCATCATAACCTGTGATAGTAAAAGTATGCCGATAGGCTTGATGCTTCCTCTATATGGAAACACGACACAAAATGAAAGATTCCGTCAACAGTTGGATGCTTCTTTGCCGTTGATGAAACAACTTTGGCAGCAGACAATAAAAGCAAAGATTGAAAACCAAGCAGTGGTATTGAAAGAATACTCCGATGTTGAAACAAAATGTATGAACGTGTGGGCAGCTGATGTGAAAAGTGGAGATTCGAACAACTTGGAGGCCCGTGCTGCTGCCTATTATTGGAAAAATCTGTTTCAAATAGAAGGTTTCACAAGAGATCGGGATGGTATTCCACCTAACAATCTGTTGAATTATGGGTATGCCATTTTACGAGCAGTTGTGGCTCGCGGGTTGGTGGTGAGCGGACTTTTGCCTACGTTGGGGATTCATCATCATAATCGTTATAATGCTTATTGTTTGGCTGATGACGTGATGGAGCCTTATCGTCCGTATGTGGATCGATTGGTTTGTGGCATGATCAAACAAGGTGTAGATTATACGGAATTGACTAAAGAGTTGAAAGGACAGTTACTAACAATTCCTGTATTAGAAACTCATATTGCCGGAAAGCGTAGTCCGTTGATGGTGGCTGTGGGGCAAACGACAGCTTCCTTGTATAAGTGCTTCAGTGGAGAGTTGCGCAAAATTTCTTATCCGGAAATGTAG
- the cas2 gene encoding CRISPR-associated endonuclease Cas2: MNRFSEYRVMWVLVLFDLPTETKKEKKAYADFRKNLQRDGFTMFQFSIYVRHCASSENATVHIKKVKSFIPEYGSVGIMCITDKQFGNIELFYGKKTMEVSTPGQQLELF; encoded by the coding sequence ATGAACCGATTTAGCGAATATCGTGTTATGTGGGTACTTGTATTATTTGATTTGCCTACTGAAACGAAGAAGGAGAAAAAGGCATATGCTGATTTCAGAAAGAATCTGCAAAGGGATGGATTTACAATGTTTCAGTTTTCTATCTATGTCCGTCATTGTGCCAGTAGCGAGAATGCAACTGTGCATATAAAAAAGGTTAAATCGTTTATTCCAGAGTATGGAAGTGTCGGAATTATGTGTATTACGGATAAGCAGTTTGGAAATATCGAACTGTTTTATGGTAAAAAGACAATGGAGGTGAGTACTCCAGGGCAGCAATTAGAACTGTTTTAA
- a CDS encoding BRO-N domain-containing protein, translated as MSNIKLFQNKKIRSVWDEEEQQWYFSVVDVVGALTDSVNPTDYLKKMRKRDEALATYLGTNCPQVEMMTETGKKRRTLAANVQALFRIIQSIPSPKAEPFKLWLAQVGYERVQEIENPELAQERMKELYEQKGYPKDWIDKRLRGIAIRQNLTDEWKERGITEQSDYAILTAEISKATFGMAPFDYKMYNGLTKKNQNLRDHMTDLELIFTMLGERVITEISQKEKTDTFQKNKQVAKRGGNVAGVAREQAEKELGRSILTPENFLPKLGEKGNDLQ; from the coding sequence ATGAGCAACATCAAACTTTTCCAAAATAAAAAGATTCGTTCTGTATGGGATGAAGAAGAACAGCAATGGTACTTTTCAGTAGTGGATGTTGTTGGAGCACTTACAGATAGTGTGAATCCAACTGACTACCTGAAAAAGATGCGTAAACGAGATGAAGCACTGGCTACCTACCTGGGGACAAATTGTCCCCAGGTAGAAATGATGACGGAAACAGGTAAAAAAAGAAGGACATTGGCTGCTAATGTGCAAGCTTTGTTTCGTATCATCCAATCTATTCCTTCCCCTAAAGCAGAACCATTCAAGTTGTGGTTAGCACAAGTCGGTTATGAACGTGTGCAGGAAATTGAAAATCCGGAACTGGCTCAAGAACGTATGAAAGAACTTTACGAACAGAAAGGTTATCCTAAGGATTGGATAGACAAACGTTTGAGGGGAATCGCTATCCGGCAAAACTTGACGGATGAATGGAAAGAGAGAGGGATTACGGAGCAGAGTGATTATGCAATCTTGACAGCTGAAATTTCCAAAGCAACGTTTGGTATGGCTCCTTTCGATTATAAAATGTATAATGGATTGACAAAAAAGAATCAGAACTTACGCGACCATATGACTGATTTGGAACTAATCTTCACCATGCTTGGCGAACGAGTCATTACAGAAATATCTCAAAAAGAAAAAACTGATACATTTCAGAAAAATAAGCAGGTCGCGAAGCGGGGAGGAAATGTAGCTGGTGTGGCGCGTGAACAAGCCGAAAAAGAATTAGGAAGGAGTATTCTTACTCCGGAAAACTTTTTACCTAAATTAGGCGAAAAAGGCAATGATCTTCAATAA
- a CDS encoding arylsulfatase, with protein MKQAILISTGLLLAAPSIHAEKNKDKKPNVVFILADDLGYGDLSCYGQEKFETPNIDKLAQSGMRFTQCYSGTTVSAPSRSCLLTGTHSGHTPVRGNLELDPEGQFPLPADARTIFEVMKDAGYKTSAFGKWGLGYIGSTGDPKNQGCDTFYGYNCQLLAHSYYPDHLWDNDKRVELEDNNLNIQYGKGTYSQDLIHGKALEYLDNMNPDEPFFMWYPTIIPHAELIVPEDSIIQKFRGMYPEKPYKGAEPGSPAFRKGGYCSQFHPHATFAAMVYRLDLYVGQIIQKLKDKGLYDNTIIIFASDNGPHMEGGADPDFFNSNGIYRGYKRDLYEGGIRVPMIISWPGHVQPNTETDFMCSFWDVLPTFEEIIHPKAKQKEMDGVSMLPLLENRKGQKEHEFLYFEFQELNGRQAVRKGPWKLVHMNIRGDKPYYELYNLASDPSERHNILDQYPEKVAELKNIMVREHRSDPNWPLLPSEK; from the coding sequence ATGAAACAAGCAATTCTAATTTCGACCGGCCTTTTGCTAGCTGCTCCTTCCATCCATGCAGAGAAGAATAAGGATAAAAAACCGAATGTCGTTTTTATCCTTGCAGACGATTTGGGTTATGGAGATCTAAGTTGTTACGGACAGGAAAAGTTCGAAACACCCAACATTGATAAGCTGGCACAAAGTGGAATGCGTTTTACGCAATGTTATTCAGGGACAACCGTCAGCGCCCCTTCCCGCTCCTGCCTGTTGACAGGCACGCACAGCGGGCATACACCTGTCCGCGGTAACCTCGAACTCGATCCGGAAGGACAGTTTCCACTTCCCGCAGATGCCCGTACCATCTTCGAGGTTATGAAAGATGCAGGATATAAGACATCCGCTTTCGGCAAATGGGGACTGGGTTATATCGGTTCGACCGGCGATCCTAAAAATCAGGGTTGCGACACTTTCTACGGATATAATTGCCAGTTGCTGGCACACAGTTATTATCCCGACCATCTTTGGGATAACGACAAACGGGTGGAACTCGAAGACAACAATCTGAATATACAGTACGGAAAAGGTACTTACTCGCAAGACCTTATTCATGGAAAGGCTCTGGAATATCTGGACAATATGAATCCGGACGAACCGTTCTTCATGTGGTATCCGACCATCATTCCGCATGCGGAATTGATCGTGCCGGAAGACAGTATCATACAGAAATTTCGCGGTATGTATCCGGAAAAACCTTACAAAGGGGCCGAACCGGGCAGTCCCGCCTTCCGCAAAGGAGGTTACTGTTCGCAGTTCCATCCCCATGCCACTTTTGCCGCTATGGTTTACCGTCTGGACCTCTATGTCGGGCAGATCATCCAAAAGTTAAAAGATAAAGGCTTATATGATAATACAATCATTATCTTTGCGAGCGACAACGGACCGCATATGGAAGGGGGTGCCGATCCCGACTTCTTCAACAGCAACGGCATTTACCGTGGATATAAACGGGATTTGTACGAAGGTGGCATTCGCGTTCCAATGATCATTTCCTGGCCGGGACATGTCCAACCGAATACAGAAACCGACTTTATGTGTTCTTTCTGGGATGTATTACCGACCTTCGAAGAAATCATCCATCCGAAAGCCAAACAGAAGGAGATGGATGGTGTCAGCATGCTTCCCCTTCTGGAAAACCGGAAGGGACAGAAAGAACATGAATTCCTGTATTTTGAATTCCAGGAACTGAACGGTCGCCAAGCTGTACGCAAAGGACCGTGGAAATTGGTCCACATGAATATCCGTGGTGACAAGCCCTATTATGAATTGTATAACTTAGCTTCCGATCCATCGGAACGGCATAATATACTGGATCAGTATCCTGAAAAAGTAGCGGAACTGAAAAATATCATGGTTCGTGAACACAGATCGGACCCAAACTGGCCGCTATTACCGAGTGAAAAATAA
- a CDS encoding glycoside hydrolase family 2 protein, translated as MINFKIIVAIVLLFFLQVEKTIAQQEIDLAGSWGFETDVMDFRRSGVEIRGDGELHDTIILPGITDQYHIGNRTTYKYYDRLTRKYEYMAPAWYRKQIQIPESWSGKRIHLYLERAHWLTAIYSGRTEVNRNDYISVPHIHDLTGYLKPGQENIIDLMIDNRYQYNMHKWDHAHTEFTQINWNGVIGDMKLVALDPVYMDDLQLYPDVQRQQVTVCLSLVNTTGKPFTGKALLEVTGHGLEVKKEVEVASADSIISLETTLVLGKKVKLWDEFSPDLYQLQCSLLSSGSEEVKQQKQLSFGMREVKAVGDDILLNGHRLHLRGTVNNAEFPLTGHVPMDDASWEHIFDILKSYGMNHMRFHSWCPPAACFRMADKMGVYLEVEMPMWGADAKPGDEARNDFFRRELKAILKEYGNHPSFLLYCNGNELEGDFDFLNELTEYGRSHDNRRLFSGSTARKHVKAEQFYVSHRSDKGSVTIYEGRPMTDWDINAGHGTGQPIISHETGQRCVYPDFSEISAYTGPVEARNLERYRDSLAAHGMENLAADFFRVSGQQTRIEYKDVIEGQLRSSLSSGFQLLSLIDFPGQGYAPVGILNAFWKSKGIITPEKFREFCAPSVALLRFQKRAFFNDEIFSGKAELYNYSPSRFRRPDVRWHVTDSRGTTLYSGRISCKEISNYGVYPLGEFEFPLNRITSNEKLTVHLCVDKKITNSWDIWVYPRKQVKEILKSDNQVLFTTSYTAEARRYLQAGKSVVLLPRPEAVKGRKSNFHNHFWNPIMFKWQPLTLGCLIHKEQPMFADFVTDEFVDWQWWDILCHAKVIEMNAAPNALLPFIQNIDTYQHNHKLGIGFEAKLHGGKLLVLVIDTENKIDQRPASLQLLQSISNYVRSEAFRPVVDIDEAFVASFLTPQLDNEIKEAVQDEFLNSFQNK; from the coding sequence ATGATAAATTTTAAAATTATTGTCGCAATTGTTTTATTGTTTTTTTTGCAAGTCGAAAAAACGATTGCTCAACAAGAGATAGATCTTGCGGGTAGTTGGGGCTTTGAGACAGATGTTATGGATTTTCGCCGTTCCGGTGTGGAGATACGTGGCGATGGGGAGTTGCATGATACAATTATTTTGCCCGGTATTACAGATCAATATCATATAGGGAACCGTACGACTTACAAATATTATGACCGTTTGACGCGCAAGTATGAATATATGGCACCGGCTTGGTATCGTAAGCAGATACAAATCCCCGAATCATGGAGTGGTAAACGTATACATCTCTATTTGGAACGCGCTCATTGGCTGACTGCCATTTATAGTGGAAGGACGGAGGTGAACAGGAATGACTATATCAGTGTACCTCATATACATGATCTTACCGGCTATCTGAAGCCTGGACAGGAAAATATTATTGATTTAATGATCGACAATCGTTATCAGTATAATATGCATAAATGGGATCATGCCCATACCGAATTTACACAGATTAATTGGAATGGTGTGATTGGGGATATGAAACTTGTTGCTTTGGATCCGGTTTATATGGATGATCTACAGCTCTATCCTGATGTGCAGCGACAGCAGGTCACGGTTTGTCTCAGTCTTGTGAATACAACCGGAAAGCCTTTTACGGGTAAAGCCTTGCTGGAAGTGACTGGACATGGGCTGGAGGTGAAGAAAGAGGTGGAAGTTGCTTCGGCCGATTCTATCATTAGTTTGGAAACAACATTGGTATTGGGCAAAAAGGTGAAATTGTGGGATGAATTTTCGCCTGACCTGTATCAATTGCAGTGTTCTTTGCTCTCTTCTGGAAGTGAAGAAGTGAAACAACAGAAGCAGCTCTCTTTCGGTATGAGAGAGGTAAAAGCTGTAGGAGATGATATTTTGCTTAATGGGCATCGTTTGCATTTGCGTGGTACGGTAAACAATGCTGAGTTCCCGCTTACAGGTCATGTTCCTATGGATGATGCTTCATGGGAACACATTTTTGACATACTCAAATCGTATGGAATGAACCACATGCGTTTCCATTCATGGTGTCCGCCTGCCGCTTGTTTCCGTATGGCCGACAAGATGGGGGTCTATTTGGAAGTGGAGATGCCAATGTGGGGAGCTGATGCCAAGCCCGGAGATGAGGCACGTAATGATTTCTTCCGCCGTGAACTCAAAGCTATACTTAAAGAATATGGGAATCATCCTTCTTTCTTGTTGTATTGTAACGGAAATGAACTGGAGGGTGACTTTGATTTTTTGAACGAACTGACCGAATACGGACGTAGTCATGATAACCGCCGTCTATTTAGTGGATCTACTGCTCGCAAGCATGTTAAGGCAGAACAGTTTTATGTGTCCCATCGTTCCGATAAAGGAAGTGTGACTATTTACGAAGGTCGTCCGATGACTGACTGGGATATTAATGCCGGACATGGTACCGGACAGCCTATTATCAGTCATGAAACGGGGCAGCGTTGTGTATATCCTGATTTTAGTGAGATTTCGGCTTATACAGGCCCTGTGGAAGCACGTAACCTGGAACGTTATCGTGATTCACTGGCTGCTCATGGAATGGAGAATCTTGCCGCAGACTTTTTCCGAGTGTCGGGACAACAGACCCGGATTGAATATAAAGATGTGATCGAGGGGCAGCTGCGCAGTTCGCTTTCATCGGGATTTCAGTTGTTGAGCTTGATTGACTTTCCTGGACAAGGTTATGCTCCGGTAGGAATTCTCAATGCCTTTTGGAAGAGTAAGGGAATCATTACACCAGAAAAATTTCGGGAATTTTGTGCTCCCAGCGTAGCTTTACTACGTTTTCAGAAGCGTGCTTTTTTCAATGATGAAATCTTTAGTGGCAAAGCCGAGTTGTACAATTATTCTCCTTCCCGTTTCCGTCGTCCTGATGTCCGCTGGCATGTGACGGACAGTCGTGGAACTACGCTTTATAGTGGCCGGATCAGTTGTAAGGAGATTTCCAATTATGGCGTTTATCCTCTCGGTGAGTTTGAGTTTCCGTTGAACCGGATTACAAGTAACGAAAAGTTGACTGTACATCTTTGTGTGGACAAGAAGATTACCAACAGTTGGGATATATGGGTTTATCCTCGGAAGCAAGTCAAAGAAATTCTGAAGTCTGACAATCAGGTGCTTTTTACGACCTCCTATACGGCAGAAGCCCGACGTTATCTGCAAGCTGGCAAAAGTGTGGTTCTGTTGCCTCGTCCGGAGGCTGTGAAAGGGCGGAAGTCAAATTTCCATAATCATTTTTGGAATCCGATCATGTTTAAGTGGCAACCTCTTACGTTGGGGTGTCTGATTCATAAAGAACAGCCAATGTTTGCCGATTTCGTAACAGATGAGTTTGTGGACTGGCAATGGTGGGATATTTTGTGCCATGCGAAAGTGATTGAAATGAATGCAGCTCCCAATGCCTTGCTTCCTTTTATCCAAAACATTGACACTTATCAGCACAACCATAAACTCGGAATCGGATTCGAGGCCAAGTTGCAT